In Fusarium poae strain DAOMC 252244 chromosome Unknown contig_2, whole genome shotgun sequence, a single genomic region encodes these proteins:
- a CDS encoding uncharacterized protein (TransMembrane:8 (i61-78o84-103i259-278o290-319i817-845o886-903i923-943o955-974i)~BUSCO:3379at5125) has product METAFAKPAGDVLASFNVDENTGLSDVQVTELRSKHGRNSIPEEPPTPLWELILEQFKDQLVIILLGSAAVSFVLALFDEEEGWSAFADPIVILTVLILNGVVGVSQESSAKKTIAALQEYSANEANVVRNGGQVSRAKAEELVPGDIVTVHIGDRIPADCRLVSIESNSFSVDQAVLTGESESVGKRASTVVKDDMAVLQDQTNMLFSGTTVVTGRARAVVVLTGSNTAIGDIHESITAQISEPTPLKQKLNDFGDKLAKVITVICILVWLINIPNFNDPSHSNWTKGAIYYLKIAVSLGVAAIPEGLAVVITTCLALGTRKMAAKNAVVRSLPSVETLGSCSVICSDKTGTLTTNQMSVSKVVHLNEDGSDLSELDVEGTTFAPRGSIKASGVIVRDLHVTSNTIRQMTQVAAICNDAQLAYDSQSATFSSIGEPTEGALRVLVEKIGPCAPTDTRPEDCVHYASATYQKEFPRLATYEFSRDRKSMSVLVGSGNNKKLLVKGAPESVIDRCTETLVGSNGKKVPLTKKILDRLMTEIVRYGNNGLRVIALASIDNVPENPLLQTADSTEQYAQLEQNMTFLGLVCMLDPPREEVPHAVKRCKDAGIRVIVITGDNRNTAESICRQIGVFGQHEDLTGKSYTGREFDQLSPKEQLEAAKRASLFSRVEPSHKSRLVDLLQSLGEVVAMTGDGVNDAPALKKADIGVAMGSGTDVSKLAADMVLADSNFATIEVAIEEGRSIYNNTQQFIRYLISSNIGEVVSIFLTAALGMPEALVPVQLLWVNLVTDGLPATALSFNPPDHDIMKRRPRKRDEALIGGWLFFRYLVIGTYVGLATVAGYAWWFMYNPEGPQITFRQLTRFHHCSTEYSEIGCAMFSNDMAKSASTVSLSILVVIEMFNAMNALSSSESLLTLPLWKNMMLVYAIALSMALHFALLYIPFLQGLFSILPLNTLEWKAVVLTSAPIVLLDEILKAIERQFFMQTTTDVSLKTKKEG; this is encoded by the exons ATGGAGACCGCCTTCGCGAAACCGGCTGGCGATGTCCTCGCCAGCTTCAATGTGGATGAGAATACTGGCCTCAGTGACGTGCAGGTCACTGAATTGCGCAGCAAACATGGGCGCAACT CCATTCCCGAGGAGCCTCCTACTCCCCTCTGGGAACTTATTCTCGAGCAATTCAAGGACCAACTTGTCATTATCCTTCTCGGTTCCGCCGCTGTGTCTTTCGTTCTAGCCTTGTtcgacgaggaagaaggaTGGAGCGCTTTTGCCGACCCTATTGTT ATCCTCACTGTCCTTATTCTCAACGGTGTTGTCGGAGTCTCCCAGGAAAGCAGCGCCAAGAAGACCATCGCCGCCTTGCAAGAATATTCGGCCAACGAAGCCAATGTAGTGCGAAACGGTGGTCAGGTATCACGAGCAAAGGCCGAAGAGCTGGTCCCCGGCGATATCGTTACTGTTCATATTGGTGATCGCATCCCTGCCGATTGCCGACTTGTCTCTATTGAAAGCAACAGTTTCTCTGTCGACCAAGCAGTTCTTACTGGAGAGAGTGAGAGTGTTGGAAAACGCGCTTCTACAgttgtcaaagatgacaTGGCCGTTCTACAGGACCAGACCAACATGTTGTTCTCCGGAACAACAGTGGTTACTGGCCGCGCTCGAGCTGTCGTCGTCCTCACTGGTTCCAACACCGCCATTGGAGATATTCACGAGAGTATCACTGCTCAGATCTCGGAACCTACCCCCTTGAAGCAGAAGCTCAACGACTTTGGTGACAAACTGGCCAAGGTCATTACTGTCATCTGCATCCTGGTCTGGCTCATTAACATCCCCAACTTCAATGACCCTAGTCACAGTAACTGGACCAAGGGTGCCATCTACTACCTGAAGATCGCCGTATCTCTTGGTGTCGCCGCTATCCCTGAGGGTTTGGCTGTTGTTATCACAACCTGCTTGGCCCTTGGAACGAGAAAGATGGCTGCGAAGAACGCCGTAGTCCGAAGCCTTCCCTCTGTCGAGACTCTTGGAAGCTGCAGTGTCATCTGCTCTGACAAGACTGGTACCTTGACCACCAATCAAATGAGCGTGAGCAAGGTTGTGCACCTAAACGAAGACGGTAGCGATCTTAGCGAGCTTGATGTTGAGGGCACTACTTTCGCTCCCCGAGGATCCATCAAGGCGAGTGGTGTCATCGTTCGGGACCTTCACGTCACGTCCAACACAATCCGTCAAATGACCCAGGTCGCCGCCATCTGCAACGACGCTCAGCTTGCCTACGATTCTCAATCTGCTACCTTTTCCAGCATCGGTGAACCCACTGAGGGTGCTCTTCGAGTTCTGGTCGAGAAGATTGGACCTTGTGCTCCCACCGATACCCGCCCCGAAGATTGCGTTCACTATGCCAGCGCTACCTACCAGAAGGAATTCCCCCGTCTTGCCACATACGAATTCTCCCGTGATCGCAAGAGCATGTCCGTCTTGGTTGGCAGTGGTAACAACAAGAAGCTTCTGGTCAAGGGTGCTCCCGAGTCTGTCATCGATCGTTGCACAGAGACCCTCGTTGGCTCCAATGGAAAGAAGGTCCCTCTCACCAAGAAGATTTTAGACCGTTTGATGACTGAGATTGTACGATACGGCAACAACGGTCTCCGAGTTATCGCCCTCGCCAGCATTGACAATGTGCCCGAGAACCCCCTTCTCCAGACCGCTGATTCCACCGAGCAATACGCCCAGCTTGAACAAAACATGACTTTCCTCGGACTTGTTTGCATGCTTGACCCTCCTCGTGAGGAGGTCCCTCACGCTGTTAAGCGGTGCAAGGACGCTGGTATCCGTGTTATTGTTATCACTGGCGACAACCGCAACACTGCTGAGAGCATCTGCCGACAGATTGGTGTCTTTGGTCAGCACGAGGATCTTACTGGAAAGAGCTATACTGGCCGCGAGTTTGATCAACTGTCCCCCAAAGAGCAGCTTGAGGCAGCCAAGCGTGCATCTCTGTTCTCCCGTGTTGAGCCCAGCCACAAGTCTCGACTGGTTGATCTCCTTCAGTCTCTTGGCGAAGTTGTTGCCATGACTGGTGATGGTGTCAACGACGCTCCTGCTCTGAAGAAGGCTGATATTGGTGTTGCAATGGGTTCTGGAACCGATGTCTCCAAGCTGGCTGCCGACATGGTCCTTGCTGACAGCAACTTTGCCACTATCGAGGTCGCCATTGAGGAGGGACGCTCCATCTACAACAACACTCAACAGTTCATCCGTTATCTCATCTCTTCCAACATTGGCGAAGTTGTTTCCATCTTCCTCACGGCCGCTCTTGGCATGCCCGAGGCTCTGGTTCCTGTTCAGCTTCTCTGGGTAAACCTTGTCACCGATGGTCTTCCTGCCACCGCTCTGTCCTTCAACCCTCCTGACCATGACATCATGAAGCGTCGTCCTCGCAAGCGAGATGAGGCGCTTATTGGCGGCTGGCTCTTCTTCCGTTATCTCGTCATTGGTACATACGTTGGTCTTGCTACTGTTGCTGGATACGCCTGGTGGTTCATGTACAACCCCGAGGGCCCTCAGATCACTTTCCGCCAGCTTACTCGCTTCCACCACTGCTCAACTGAATATTCTGAAATTGGCTGCGCTATGTTCTCCAACGACATGGCCAAGTCGGCTTCGACTGTCTCGTTGTCTATCCTGGTCGTCATTGAGATGTTCAACGCCATGAATGCACTGTCATCCAGTGAATCCCTCCTCACTCTGCCTCTGTGGAAGAACATGATGCTCGTCTACGCTATTGCTCTGTCCATGGCTCTTCACTTCGCCCTCCTCTACATTCCATTCCTTCAGGGTCTGTTTTCCATTCTTCCCCTCAACACTCTGGAGTGGAAGGCAGTTGTTCTTACTAGTGCCCCAATTGT ACTTCTCGACGAGATACTCAAGGCTATCGAGCGACAGTTTTTCATGCAAACAACAACCGACGTTTCCctgaagacaaagaaagaggGATAG